One window of Deltaproteobacteria bacterium genomic DNA carries:
- a CDS encoding phosphoribosyltransferase, whose product MDLPGYKDRAHAGHVLAELLKPRIDSDSIILAIPNGGVAVAVPIAKELMLPLSLLIVRKIQIPWNTEAGFGAVGSDGSVLLNDPLVRQLGLTEDQVRTQTEKALHSVRERLRVYGPDAAPPDLKGRTVILVDDGLASGVTMNTALRLVERRQPDKTIVAVPTCSRSAYHRIEPLTDEETRKLLDTLKPS is encoded by the coding sequence TTGGACTTACCCGGATATAAGGACCGAGCGCACGCAGGCCACGTTCTGGCGGAACTCCTGAAGCCCCGGATCGATTCCGACTCCATAATTCTGGCCATCCCGAACGGAGGCGTTGCAGTAGCCGTTCCCATCGCAAAAGAATTGATGCTTCCGCTTTCTCTCCTCATCGTTCGAAAAATACAGATTCCATGGAATACGGAAGCGGGCTTCGGGGCCGTTGGATCGGACGGATCGGTATTGTTGAACGATCCATTGGTACGCCAGTTAGGGTTAACCGAAGACCAGGTGCGAACCCAGACGGAAAAGGCGCTCCACAGTGTTCGGGAACGCCTTCGGGTCTATGGACCGGACGCCGCCCCTCCCGATTTGAAAGGGCGCACCGTTATTCTGGTGGATGACGGCTTGGCATCCGGGGTGACCATGAACACGGCCCTCCGCCTGGTGGAACGCCGGCAGCCCGACAAGACGATCGTTGCCGTGCCCACGTGTTCCCGATCCGCTTATCACCGAATAGAACCTCTCACGGACGAAGAAACCCGGAAATTGCTCGATACACTGAAGCCCTCCTGA